The following are from one region of the Pyxidicoccus trucidator genome:
- a CDS encoding acetyl-CoA C-acetyltransferase, which produces MSQEAFIFDAVRTPRGKGKKGALHGTKPVSLLVGLVDALKKRHPNLDPKHIDDVVLGVVSPVGEQGADIARTLVLAAGLPETTGGVQLNRFCASGLTAVNMAAQQVRSGWEHLVIAGGVESMSRVPMGSDGGAWAMDPATNYDTYFVPQGISADLIATMEGFTREDVDRYAMRSQELAAKAWAGGYFKKSVVPVVDPSGLVILDRDEHMRPDSTVASLGQLNASFAGMGEMGGFDAVALQKYHFVERINHVHTPGNSSGIVDGAALVLVGSEKAGKALGLTPRARIAAVATSGSDPTIMLTGPIPATQKLLSIAGLTAKDIDLFELNEAFASVVLKYQKEFDIPEEKLNVNGGAIAMGHPLGATGAMILGTVVDELERRKARRAVVTLCVGGGMGVATLVERV; this is translated from the coding sequence ATGAGCCAGGAAGCATTCATCTTCGACGCCGTACGCACCCCTCGTGGCAAGGGCAAGAAGGGTGCACTGCATGGAACCAAGCCCGTGTCGCTGCTCGTGGGCCTGGTGGATGCGCTGAAGAAGCGCCACCCGAACCTGGACCCCAAGCACATCGACGACGTGGTGCTCGGCGTCGTGTCACCCGTCGGCGAGCAGGGCGCGGACATCGCCCGGACGCTGGTGCTGGCGGCCGGCCTCCCGGAGACCACCGGCGGCGTGCAGCTCAACCGCTTCTGTGCCTCGGGCCTGACGGCGGTGAACATGGCGGCCCAGCAGGTGCGCTCGGGCTGGGAGCACCTGGTCATCGCGGGCGGCGTGGAGAGCATGTCGCGCGTGCCCATGGGCTCGGACGGCGGCGCCTGGGCCATGGACCCCGCCACCAACTACGACACGTACTTCGTGCCGCAGGGCATCTCCGCGGACCTCATCGCGACGATGGAGGGCTTCACCCGCGAGGACGTGGACCGCTACGCCATGCGCTCCCAGGAGCTGGCGGCCAAGGCGTGGGCCGGCGGCTACTTCAAGAAGTCCGTCGTTCCGGTGGTGGACCCGAGCGGCCTCGTCATCCTCGACCGCGACGAGCACATGCGCCCGGACTCCACCGTGGCGTCGCTCGGTCAGCTCAACGCGTCCTTCGCGGGCATGGGCGAGATGGGCGGCTTCGACGCGGTGGCGCTTCAGAAGTACCACTTCGTGGAGCGCATCAACCACGTGCACACGCCGGGGAACTCGTCCGGCATCGTCGACGGCGCGGCGCTGGTGCTGGTGGGCTCGGAGAAGGCCGGCAAGGCGCTCGGCCTCACGCCGCGGGCGCGCATCGCCGCCGTCGCCACGTCCGGCTCGGACCCCACCATCATGCTGACGGGCCCGATTCCGGCGACCCAGAAGCTGCTCAGCATCGCCGGCCTCACGGCGAAGGACATCGACCTCTTCGAGCTCAACGAGGCCTTCGCCTCGGTGGTCCTCAAGTACCAGAAGGAGTTCGACATTCCGGAGGAGAAGCTCAACGTCAACGGCGGCGCCATCGCCATGGGCCACCCGCTCGGAGCCACTGGGGCGATGATTCTGGGCACCGTGGTGGACGAGCTGGAGCGGCGGAAGGCGCGCCGCGCGGTCGTCACCCTCTGCGTCGGCGGCGGCATGGGTGTGGCCACCCTCGTCGAGCGCGTCTGA
- a CDS encoding 3-hydroxyacyl-CoA dehydrogenase NAD-binding domain-containing protein — protein sequence MSEQNTIRWERDADGIVILTMDDPGQSANTMNAAYMKSMRAVVDRLVQEKNSISGVVITSAKKTFFAGGDLNDLRNIQKENAKQAFELGQEIKAQLRTLETLGKPVVAAINGAALGGGLEIALACHRRIIADVKGAQVGLPEVTLGLLPGGGGVVRTVRMLGIVDALMKVLLQGQSYRPQEAKEVGLVHEVVESVDALLPAAKAWVKANPSAQQPWDQKGYKIPGGTPSTPALAANLPAFPANLRKQLKGANMPAPRAIMAVAVESTQVDVDTAFTVESRYFTELATGQVAKNMIQAFFFDMQHIKSGGGRPKGFPQHTAKKVGVLGAGMMGAGIAYVCAKAGIDVVLKDVSLESAEKGKQYSAKLVQKGIEKGKVTKEKGDALLARILPTADAAALKGCDLVIEAVFEGVELKHKVFQEIQDVVAPDAVLASNTSTLPITLLAEGVKRPDDFVGMHFFSPVDKMPLLELIAGKKTSDATLAKAMDIAVQIGKTPIIVNDSRGFFTSRVIGTFLNEAIAMVGEGISPASIEQAGQQAGYPAAPLQLMDELTLTLPRKIRLETEAAAKAAGKPWMDHGSYAVMDALIDKHQRKGRSTGGGFYDYADGKRTGLWPGLAQHFTKPGYTIPFEDMKERMLFAEAIDTVRCFDEGVLRSVADANIGSILGIGFPPWTGGVVQYINGYEGRTGTGPRGFVIRARELAERYGKHFLPPASLVEKAEKGELLK from the coding sequence ATGAGCGAACAGAACACCATCCGCTGGGAACGAGACGCCGACGGCATCGTCATCTTGACGATGGATGACCCGGGCCAGTCCGCGAACACCATGAACGCCGCCTACATGAAGTCCATGCGTGCGGTGGTGGACCGTCTGGTCCAGGAGAAGAACAGCATCTCGGGCGTGGTCATCACCTCGGCGAAGAAGACCTTCTTCGCGGGTGGCGACCTGAACGACTTGCGCAACATCCAGAAGGAGAACGCGAAGCAGGCGTTCGAGCTCGGCCAGGAAATCAAGGCGCAGCTTCGGACGCTGGAGACGCTGGGCAAGCCCGTCGTCGCGGCCATCAACGGCGCGGCGCTCGGAGGTGGGCTCGAAATCGCGCTCGCGTGTCACCGGCGAATCATCGCCGACGTGAAGGGCGCGCAGGTCGGCCTGCCGGAGGTGACGCTCGGCCTGCTCCCCGGTGGCGGCGGCGTGGTGCGCACGGTGCGGATGCTGGGCATCGTGGACGCGCTGATGAAGGTGCTGCTCCAGGGCCAGAGCTACCGTCCCCAGGAGGCGAAGGAAGTCGGCCTCGTGCACGAGGTGGTGGAGTCGGTGGACGCGCTCCTGCCCGCGGCGAAGGCGTGGGTGAAGGCGAACCCGAGCGCGCAGCAGCCGTGGGACCAGAAGGGCTACAAGATTCCGGGCGGCACCCCGTCCACTCCGGCCCTGGCGGCGAACCTGCCCGCGTTTCCCGCCAACCTGCGCAAGCAGCTCAAGGGCGCGAACATGCCGGCGCCGCGCGCCATCATGGCCGTGGCCGTCGAGAGCACGCAGGTGGACGTCGACACCGCGTTCACCGTCGAGTCGCGCTACTTCACGGAGCTGGCCACCGGCCAGGTCGCGAAGAACATGATTCAGGCGTTCTTCTTCGACATGCAGCACATCAAGTCGGGCGGTGGCCGTCCCAAGGGCTTCCCGCAGCACACGGCGAAGAAGGTCGGCGTGCTCGGCGCGGGGATGATGGGCGCCGGCATCGCCTACGTCTGCGCCAAGGCCGGCATCGACGTGGTGCTCAAGGACGTGAGCCTCGAGTCGGCCGAGAAGGGCAAGCAGTACTCGGCGAAGCTGGTGCAGAAGGGCATCGAGAAGGGCAAGGTCACGAAGGAGAAGGGTGACGCGCTCCTCGCGCGCATCCTGCCCACCGCGGACGCCGCGGCGCTCAAGGGCTGCGACCTGGTCATCGAGGCCGTGTTCGAGGGCGTGGAGCTGAAGCACAAGGTGTTCCAGGAGATTCAGGACGTGGTGGCCCCGGACGCGGTGCTCGCGTCCAACACCTCCACGCTGCCCATCACCCTGCTGGCGGAGGGCGTGAAGCGTCCGGACGACTTCGTCGGGATGCACTTCTTCTCCCCCGTGGACAAGATGCCGCTGCTGGAGCTCATCGCCGGCAAGAAGACGAGCGACGCCACGCTGGCGAAGGCGATGGACATCGCGGTGCAGATTGGGAAGACGCCCATCATCGTCAACGACAGCCGGGGTTTCTTCACCAGCCGCGTGATTGGCACGTTCCTCAACGAGGCCATCGCCATGGTGGGCGAGGGCATCTCCCCCGCGTCCATCGAGCAGGCGGGCCAGCAGGCGGGCTACCCCGCGGCGCCGCTCCAGTTGATGGACGAACTCACGCTGACGCTGCCGCGCAAGATTCGCCTGGAGACCGAGGCCGCCGCCAAGGCCGCGGGCAAGCCGTGGATGGACCACGGCAGCTACGCGGTCATGGACGCGCTGATTGACAAGCACCAGCGCAAGGGCCGCTCCACCGGAGGCGGGTTCTACGACTACGCGGACGGCAAGCGCACGGGCCTGTGGCCGGGGCTCGCGCAGCACTTCACGAAGCCCGGCTACACCATCCCCTTCGAGGACATGAAGGAGCGGATGCTGTTCGCCGAGGCCATCGACACGGTGCGGTGCTTCGACGAGGGCGTGCTCCGCTCCGTCGCGGATGCGAACATCGGCTCCATCCTCGGCATCGGCTTCCCGCCGTGGACGGGCGGCGTCGTGCAGTACATCAACGGCTATGAAGGCCGTACCGGGACGGGGCCGCGTGGCTTCGTCATCCGCGCGCGTGAGCTCGCGGAGCGCTACGGGAAGCACTTCCTGCCGCCCGCGTCGCTCGTCGAGAAGGCCGAAAAGGGTGAGCTGCTGAAGTAG
- a CDS encoding CHAT domain-containing tetratricopeptide repeat protein, producing the protein MRQLFGWLLLGILCCAAGGRGVEEKPDARLQEAQAAFDEATKLKEEGGYAKAFVRAEHALNLREAVLGAMHPDVASCLSLMGQLSWRQGGELLTRGEPLLQRALAIREAAFGKEHPLVASSLNGLAILYAEQGLYGRAEPLYQRALAIRESALGNNHPDVAQTLNNLANLYAQQALFDRAVPLQQRALAIRESALGNNHPGVAETLNNLALVYLNQGLYLRAEQLFERALAIRETALGKNHPLVSTTVHNLALLFMTQGLYGRAEPLYQRALAINEATLGKNHPLVASVLHNLATLYVQQGLYGRAEPLFLRALEIQEATLGKNHPDASHALHALANLYAQQGLFDRAEPLLLRALAINEEALGKNHPHVAAGLDSLANLSVDQGLYARARPLFQRALAIRKKAFGDNHPAVSTSYLHLAEFAMLQGSYGRAEPLLLRALAIREAAFGNHHPDVTQSLTKLARLRLAQRRLPEALPLFTRAFAIFEQRLRHEALDFSEARLANFLQFLRADEERLYALLRAHPDNASVRRLVLGVALLLKGRSVEETANISRAVYRSLGAPEQDTFERLRGLRTQRARLSLQGPGSLSPAAYQQQLADLARQGDALEADLAQRSAPLRALAALPSPADVVDRVAEVLPGDGALVEFITYVDRPPVPKPGTRESRRPGQLRYLALVLFPDATIRTLDLGLAEPIDLAASSLRDALANQDAAFQVKAQAVYQLAFQPLLPLLGKTRRLFLAPDGQLALVPFAALHDGKQFLVDTFDFTYLTSGKDLLPRAQEIAPAASVVVLADPAFGAALPASASSTAVTPAAAERSASVERFFSSLRESPVQRDWDVAPLPGTRKEAESIQRLLPQARLFLGPEATKERLLHLPPPGILHLATHGFFLQDAPASTGSRAIVHFGALGDGTPDSLPPDPLLRSGLLLAGARTPDPGTADPDQPPSESAMMTALELAGLDFWGTQLVVLSACDTGRGDVKLGQGVYGLRRALVVAGAETVVMSLWKVKDDTTSQLMEAYYRNLLAGKGRATALREAMRWLRATKPHPHFWAPFIVLGRDTPLRLP; encoded by the coding sequence ATGCGTCAGCTTTTTGGGTGGTTGCTATTGGGGATTCTCTGCTGTGCGGCAGGAGGGCGGGGCGTCGAGGAGAAGCCGGATGCGCGGCTGCAGGAAGCGCAGGCCGCCTTTGACGAGGCGACGAAGCTCAAAGAGGAGGGCGGGTATGCCAAGGCATTTGTCCGGGCCGAGCATGCGCTCAACCTCCGCGAGGCGGTGCTCGGAGCCATGCACCCCGATGTTGCCAGCTGTCTGAGCCTGATGGGCCAGCTTTCCTGGCGGCAAGGGGGGGAACTTCTGACTCGCGGCGAGCCACTCCTCCAGCGCGCGCTCGCCATCCGGGAGGCGGCTTTCGGCAAGGAGCACCCCCTCGTCGCCTCCTCGCTCAACGGCTTGGCCATCCTCTACGCGGAGCAGGGGTTGTACGGCCGGGCCGAGCCCTTGTACCAGCGCGCGCTCGCCATCCGGGAGTCGGCGCTCGGCAACAACCACCCCGACGTCGCCCAGACGCTCAACAACCTCGCCAACCTCTACGCGCAACAGGCGTTGTTCGACAGGGCGGTGCCGCTCCAACAGCGCGCGCTCGCCATCCGGGAGTCGGCGCTCGGCAACAACCACCCCGGCGTCGCCGAAACGCTCAACAACCTCGCCCTCGTCTACTTGAACCAGGGGTTGTACCTCCGGGCTGAGCAACTCTTCGAGCGCGCGCTCGCCATCCGGGAGACAGCCCTTGGCAAGAACCACCCTCTCGTCTCCACCACGGTCCACAACCTCGCCCTGCTCTTCATGACCCAGGGGTTGTACGGCCGGGCCGAGCCGCTCTACCAGCGCGCGCTCGCCATCAACGAGGCAACCCTCGGCAAGAACCACCCCCTCGTCGCCTCCGTGCTCCACAACCTCGCCACCCTCTACGTGCAACAGGGGTTGTACGGCCGGGCCGAGCCACTCTTCCTGCGCGCACTCGAGATCCAGGAGGCGACCCTCGGCAAGAACCACCCCGACGCCTCCCACGCGCTCCACGCCCTCGCCAATCTCTACGCACAACAGGGGTTGTTCGACCGGGCCGAGCCACTCCTCCTGCGCGCGCTCGCCATCAACGAGGAGGCCCTCGGCAAGAACCACCCCCACGTCGCCGCCGGGCTCGACTCCCTCGCCAATCTCTCCGTGGACCAGGGGTTGTACGCCCGGGCCCGGCCCCTCTTCCAACGTGCGCTCGCCATCCGGAAGAAAGCCTTCGGCGACAACCACCCCGCCGTTTCCACCTCGTACCTCCATCTCGCCGAGTTCGCCATGTTGCAGGGCTCGTACGGCCGGGCCGAACCACTCCTCCTGCGCGCGCTCGCCATCCGGGAGGCGGCCTTCGGCAACCACCACCCCGACGTCACCCAATCGCTTACCAAGCTCGCACGGCTCCGCTTGGCCCAGCGTCGCCTCCCTGAAGCACTGCCGCTATTCACGCGAGCCTTCGCTATTTTCGAGCAGCGCCTGCGCCACGAGGCCCTCGACTTCTCCGAGGCGCGCCTGGCCAACTTCCTCCAGTTTCTGCGCGCCGATGAGGAACGCCTCTATGCCCTGCTGCGCGCCCATCCAGACAACGCCAGCGTGAGACGTCTGGTCCTGGGCGTGGCCCTGCTCCTCAAAGGCCGCTCCGTCGAGGAGACGGCCAACATCTCTCGTGCTGTCTACCGGAGCCTGGGCGCACCGGAGCAGGACACCTTCGAGCGCCTGCGCGGGCTGCGCACCCAGCGGGCCAGACTCTCGCTCCAGGGCCCTGGCTCGTTGTCACCCGCGGCCTACCAACAACAGCTCGCTGATCTCGCCAGGCAGGGTGATGCCCTCGAGGCCGACCTCGCTCAGCGCTCCGCACCCCTGCGCGCGCTGGCCGCGCTGCCGTCTCCCGCGGACGTTGTCGACCGTGTCGCCGAGGTCCTGCCCGGGGACGGTGCCCTCGTCGAGTTCATCACCTACGTGGACCGCCCGCCCGTGCCCAAGCCCGGCACGCGTGAGTCCCGGCGGCCCGGCCAACTGCGCTACCTGGCGCTGGTCCTCTTTCCAGACGCGACCATTCGCACGCTGGACCTGGGCCTGGCCGAGCCCATCGACCTGGCCGCCTCGAGTCTGCGAGACGCCCTGGCCAACCAGGACGCTGCCTTCCAGGTCAAGGCCCAAGCGGTCTACCAGCTCGCGTTCCAACCCCTGCTTCCGCTGCTGGGGAAGACCCGCCGGCTCTTCCTCGCACCGGATGGGCAGCTGGCCCTGGTGCCCTTCGCCGCCCTGCACGACGGGAAGCAGTTCCTCGTGGATACCTTCGACTTCACCTACCTCACCTCCGGCAAGGACCTGCTGCCTCGCGCCCAGGAGATAGCCCCCGCCGCCTCCGTCGTCGTCCTCGCGGACCCGGCCTTCGGCGCTGCGCTGCCGGCATCCGCTTCCTCCACAGCAGTGACTCCAGCGGCGGCCGAGCGCTCCGCTTCCGTAGAGCGCTTCTTCTCCTCGCTGCGCGAGAGCCCGGTGCAAAGAGACTGGGACGTCGCGCCGCTGCCGGGCACCCGCAAGGAGGCCGAGAGCATTCAGCGTCTGCTTCCCCAGGCCCGGCTTTTCCTGGGCCCCGAGGCCACGAAGGAGCGGCTGCTGCACCTGCCTCCTCCCGGCATCCTCCACCTGGCCACCCATGGCTTCTTCCTACAGGACGCCCCTGCCTCCACGGGCTCCCGCGCCATTGTCCACTTTGGTGCGCTAGGGGATGGCACTCCCGACTCGCTCCCGCCGGACCCGCTGCTGCGCTCCGGCCTTCTCCTCGCGGGCGCGCGCACCCCGGACCCTGGCACCGCCGACCCCGACCAGCCTCCGTCCGAGAGCGCGATGATGACGGCACTGGAGCTGGCCGGGCTCGACTTCTGGGGCACCCAGTTGGTGGTGCTGTCCGCCTGCGATACGGGACGGGGGGACGTCAAACTCGGCCAGGGAGTCTACGGACTGCGCCGAGCGCTCGTGGTGGCCGGAGCGGAGACGGTGGTGATGAGCCTGTGGAAGGTGAAAGACGACACCACGTCGCAGTTGATGGAGGCCTACTACCGCAACCTGCTCGCGGGGAAGGGGCGAGCCACCGCCCTGCGCGAGGCCATGCGCTGGCTGCGTGCCACAAAGCCCCATCCTCATTTCTGGGCCCCCTTCATCGTGCTGGGCCGGGATACGCCCCTGCGCCTGCCCTGA